The following proteins are encoded in a genomic region of Actinomycetes bacterium:
- a CDS encoding alpha/beta hydrolase: protein MTSDLLPFPAQDPGPVDTANDRWRHLAAAFGELADQVTGDQAPLAGAWSGTAADACDAELMAIAGFARGVAGCLRAAAGSLATYAVELADARHAVALLRAEEDRLRVAAGAAPWLAAGLTHDLAAVRTRHAAVLDHLDVVARRAAAAIRAAVDEIAPRGVGRAGRAGGATEAGLAAALPLLSAARQGSGPGIRQVRRRGPGQVAAWWALLTSDERHRLLVARPGLVGSLAGAPAGVRGMANEVLLRRDLRLLREQRDLAGSVAPVAGRRPWALGSAMAVADALAAARAGRDPVTGRPVAASLLVYRPGAFGGQGRVAVAVGDLDRADHVAVLVPGLGSTVPGSVRGLTADAARLVDRARTDSPGEVTAVVAWTAYDAPSLLHVAFEASARAGGRLLAADLRGLDAARGTPPNLTAVGHSYGSTTVGATLRDHRTGVDDAVLLGSPGAGVDRAAQLGLRPGHVWVGSASRDPVGYLDRFGTDPAHAGFGAVRFRAEDVTRHPAVLDLTDHSRYYAPGGESLDNVVQVVVGDDADVRRAAYRGELPWAPDGISLDPEADRRPRAVP, encoded by the coding sequence GTGACGAGTGACCTGCTGCCGTTCCCGGCCCAGGACCCCGGACCGGTCGACACCGCGAACGACCGCTGGCGGCACCTCGCCGCGGCCTTCGGGGAGCTCGCCGACCAGGTGACCGGCGACCAGGCGCCCCTGGCCGGCGCCTGGTCCGGGACCGCCGCCGACGCGTGCGACGCCGAGCTGATGGCGATCGCCGGCTTCGCCCGCGGAGTGGCCGGCTGCCTGCGCGCGGCAGCGGGGTCGCTGGCGACCTACGCCGTGGAGCTGGCCGACGCCCGGCACGCGGTGGCCCTGCTGCGTGCGGAGGAGGACCGGCTCCGCGTCGCGGCCGGCGCCGCTCCCTGGCTGGCCGCCGGCCTGACGCACGACCTGGCAGCGGTCCGGACCCGGCACGCCGCCGTCCTCGACCACCTCGACGTGGTCGCCCGGCGCGCGGCTGCCGCGATCCGGGCCGCGGTGGACGAGATCGCCCCTCGAGGCGTCGGCCGGGCCGGCCGGGCCGGCGGAGCGACTGAAGCCGGGCTCGCCGCCGCACTGCCCCTCCTCTCGGCCGCCCGGCAGGGCAGCGGGCCAGGGATCCGGCAGGTCCGCCGGCGCGGGCCGGGCCAGGTCGCCGCGTGGTGGGCGCTGCTCACCTCCGACGAGCGGCACCGGCTGCTGGTCGCCCGTCCCGGTCTGGTCGGCAGTCTCGCCGGGGCTCCGGCCGGGGTGCGGGGCATGGCGAACGAGGTGCTGCTGCGGCGCGACCTGCGGCTGCTCCGCGAGCAGCGCGACCTGGCCGGCTCGGTCGCTCCGGTTGCCGGTCGTCGGCCGTGGGCGCTGGGCTCGGCCATGGCGGTCGCCGACGCTCTTGCGGCTGCGCGCGCCGGGCGGGACCCGGTCACCGGCCGGCCGGTCGCCGCATCGCTGCTGGTCTACCGACCGGGGGCCTTCGGCGGTCAGGGCCGGGTGGCCGTCGCGGTCGGCGACCTGGACCGGGCGGACCACGTGGCCGTGCTGGTGCCCGGTCTGGGGTCGACCGTGCCGGGCTCGGTGCGCGGGCTGACCGCGGACGCGGCCCGGTTGGTCGACCGGGCCCGGACCGACTCGCCCGGCGAGGTCACGGCCGTCGTCGCCTGGACGGCGTACGACGCGCCGAGCCTGCTGCACGTCGCGTTCGAGGCCTCCGCCCGCGCAGGAGGACGCCTGCTGGCTGCGGACCTGCGCGGCCTGGACGCGGCCCGCGGGACGCCGCCGAACCTCACGGCGGTCGGGCACAGCTACGGCAGCACGACGGTGGGAGCAACGCTGCGCGACCATCGCACCGGGGTGGACGACGCGGTGCTGCTCGGCAGCCCGGGTGCCGGGGTGGACCGGGCGGCCCAGCTCGGGCTGCGGCCTGGACACGTCTGGGTCGGGTCGGCCAGCCGCGACCCGGTCGGCTACCTGGACCGGTTCGGCACCGACCCTGCGCACGCCGGCTTCGGTGCGGTGCGCTTCCGCGCCGAGGACGTCACACGGCACCCGGCGGTCCTCGACCTCACGGACCACTCGCGCTACTACGCTCCCGGCGGCGAGTCGCTCGACAACGTGGTGCAGGTCGTGGTCGGGGACGATGCGGACGTTCGTCGGGCCGCCTACCGGGGCGAGCTGCCGTGGGCGCCGGACGGCATCTCGCTCGACCCCGAGGCCGACCGGCGTCCCCGGGCGGTGCCGTGA
- a CDS encoding WhiB family transcriptional regulator has translation MQLAAFDRETETGSAVATLTALTGLSVLTERVVDDQLPCRVNDPELFFADSPADVEFAKTLCATCPVRLDCLNGALERREPWGVWGGEWFVQGVVVPRKRPRGRPRKSEVAA, from the coding sequence ATGCAGCTCGCAGCGTTCGATCGTGAGACCGAGACCGGTTCCGCTGTCGCGACCTTGACAGCACTGACCGGACTGTCGGTCCTCACCGAGCGTGTCGTCGACGACCAGCTGCCGTGCCGGGTGAACGACCCGGAGCTGTTCTTCGCCGACTCGCCCGCCGACGTCGAGTTCGCCAAGACCCTCTGCGCGACCTGCCCCGTCCGTCTCGACTGCCTCAACGGTGCTCTCGAGCGCCGCGAGCCGTGGGGCGTCTGGGGTGGCGAGTGGTTCGTCCAGGGCGTCGTGGTCCCGCGGAAGCGTCCGCGAGGCCGTCCCCGCAAGTCCGAGGTCGCCGCGTGA
- a CDS encoding ATP-dependent DNA helicase UvrD2, whose amino-acid sequence MTSPPDADAVLAALDPEQREVATALSGPVSVLAGAGTGKTRAITSRIAYGVASGTYVPQRVLAVTFTARGAGEMRTRLRTLGAGGVQARTFHAAALRQLRYFWPRHVGGELPPLVDHKAALVAEAASRVRLATDRATVRDLAGEVEWAKVTMTDKDDYPAAAAKVGRAAPAGLTPETVVRLLAAYDLVKRERHVIDFEDVLLYTVGLIAEHRQVADAVRGQYQHLVVDEYQDVSPLQQALLDQWLGGSDEVCVVGDPHQTIYTFAGASPDFLLGFCERHPGAREVRLVRDYRSTPQVVDLANRLVAKAPLGRHGRLELVAQRPPGPAPDLRELPDEPAEAAWVAGRVKDLVAAGTAAAEIAVLFRTNGQSETYEQALAAAGVPYVLRGGERFFDRPEVRDARLLLRGAARSADDAEGADLPATVRAVLSGGGWAAEPPTGGGAVRDRWESLAALARLADDVAALRPEATLRDLVAELDERADAQHAPTVDGVTLASLHAAKGLEWDAVFVVGVTDGMIPITYAETPEQVEEERRLLYVGVTRAREHLAVTWSLSRSPGGRGSRRPSRFLDGLHAGRSAAPPAARAAGKRKGPAVCRVCGKALTAPVARKLGRCEDCPSSYDEALFERLRDWRSEQAKAASVPAYVVFTDATLVALAEARPGSERALLAVPGVGRTKLERYGAELLAMCAGGTAPGDQPGDEAAGR is encoded by the coding sequence GTGACCAGCCCCCCGGACGCCGACGCGGTCCTCGCGGCGCTCGACCCGGAGCAGCGCGAGGTCGCCACGGCGCTCTCCGGCCCGGTCAGCGTGCTGGCCGGCGCCGGCACCGGCAAGACCCGGGCGATCACCTCCCGGATCGCCTACGGCGTCGCCTCCGGGACGTACGTCCCCCAGCGGGTCCTGGCCGTCACCTTCACGGCCCGGGGGGCCGGCGAGATGCGCACCCGGCTGCGCACACTCGGGGCCGGCGGCGTGCAGGCGCGCACCTTCCACGCCGCGGCGCTGCGCCAGCTGCGCTACTTCTGGCCGCGCCACGTGGGGGGCGAGCTCCCGCCGCTGGTCGACCACAAGGCGGCCCTGGTGGCCGAGGCCGCGTCCAGGGTCCGGCTGGCCACCGACCGGGCCACCGTCCGCGACCTGGCCGGCGAGGTGGAGTGGGCCAAGGTCACGATGACCGACAAGGACGACTACCCCGCGGCTGCGGCCAAGGTGGGCCGCGCCGCGCCGGCCGGGCTGACGCCCGAGACCGTGGTCCGGTTGCTCGCGGCCTACGACCTGGTCAAGCGCGAGCGCCACGTCATCGACTTCGAGGACGTCCTGCTCTACACGGTCGGGCTGATCGCCGAGCACCGCCAGGTCGCCGACGCGGTGCGGGGGCAGTACCAGCACCTGGTCGTTGACGAGTACCAGGACGTCAGCCCGCTGCAGCAGGCCCTGCTCGACCAGTGGCTCGGCGGCAGCGACGAGGTGTGCGTGGTCGGCGACCCGCACCAGACGATCTACACCTTCGCCGGGGCGTCCCCCGACTTCCTGCTCGGTTTCTGTGAGCGCCACCCCGGCGCACGCGAGGTGCGCCTGGTCCGTGACTACCGCTCGACGCCGCAGGTGGTCGACCTGGCCAACCGGCTGGTGGCCAAGGCCCCCCTCGGGCGGCACGGCCGGCTCGAGCTGGTGGCGCAGCGGCCACCAGGGCCGGCCCCCGACCTGCGCGAGCTGCCCGACGAGCCCGCCGAGGCGGCCTGGGTCGCCGGGCGGGTCAAGGACCTGGTGGCCGCGGGGACGGCTGCGGCGGAGATCGCGGTCCTGTTCCGGACCAACGGCCAGAGCGAGACCTACGAGCAGGCGCTGGCCGCCGCCGGCGTCCCCTACGTCCTGCGTGGGGGCGAGCGGTTCTTCGACCGGCCGGAGGTCCGCGACGCCCGGCTGCTGCTCCGGGGCGCGGCCCGCTCGGCCGACGACGCCGAGGGCGCGGACCTGCCCGCCACGGTGCGGGCGGTCCTCTCCGGCGGGGGCTGGGCCGCGGAGCCGCCCACCGGTGGCGGTGCGGTCCGCGACCGGTGGGAGTCGCTGGCCGCGCTGGCCCGGCTGGCCGACGACGTGGCGGCGCTACGGCCCGAGGCCACGCTGCGCGACTTGGTCGCCGAGCTCGACGAGCGGGCCGACGCGCAGCACGCACCGACGGTCGACGGCGTGACGCTGGCGTCGCTCCACGCCGCCAAGGGGCTCGAGTGGGACGCCGTCTTCGTCGTCGGGGTCACCGACGGGATGATCCCGATCACCTACGCCGAGACGCCCGAGCAGGTCGAGGAGGAGCGCCGGCTGCTCTACGTCGGTGTCACCCGGGCCCGCGAGCACCTCGCGGTGACCTGGTCGCTGTCCCGGTCGCCGGGCGGCCGCGGGTCCCGCCGCCCGTCGCGGTTCCTCGACGGCCTGCACGCGGGGCGGTCCGCCGCGCCGCCGGCCGCACGCGCCGCGGGGAAGCGCAAGGGGCCGGCGGTCTGCCGGGTGTGCGGCAAGGCGCTGACCGCTCCGGTCGCGCGCAAGCTCGGCCGCTGCGAGGACTGCCCCAGCTCCTACGACGAGGCGCTCTTCGAGCGGCTGCGCGACTGGCGCAGCGAGCAGGCGAAGGCGGCGTCGGTGCCTGCCTACGTCGTGTTCACCGACGCGACCCTGGTGGCGCTGGCCGAGGCGCGGCCCGGCTCCGAGCGGGCGCTGCTCGCCGTGCCCGGCGTGGGCCGGACCAAGCTCGAGCGGTACGGCGCCGAGCTGCTCGCCATGTGCGCCGGGGGCACCGCGCCGGGTGACCAGCCGGGTGACGAGGCAGCCGGAAGATAA
- the ligD gene encoding non-homologous end-joining DNA ligase produces the protein MAQQEERSVVEVDGRRLSLSNLGKVLYPETGFTKGEVVDYYVRSAPVLLPHVADRPMSFQRFPDGVATKGFFAKNAPPGTPEWVRRVRLPAPGSTKSRETLDYVVVDSLPTLVWAANLAALELHVPQWTVGPRGAARQPDRLVLDLDPGPPASVVGCAEVALLLKDLVEADGLEPLAKTSGSKGMQVSAAVKPASDDRTSAYARELAKRLEKERPDLVVSRMAKNLRGGKVFVDWSQNNAAKTTVAPYALRARPQPWVSTPVTWDEVAACRKPADLQFRADQALDRVEALGDLWEPLLGTGKPLP, from the coding sequence GTGGCGCAGCAGGAGGAGCGGTCGGTCGTCGAGGTCGACGGACGGCGGCTCTCGCTGTCCAACCTGGGCAAGGTGCTCTACCCCGAGACCGGCTTCACCAAGGGCGAGGTCGTCGACTACTACGTCCGGAGCGCGCCGGTGCTGCTGCCGCACGTCGCCGACCGGCCGATGTCCTTCCAGCGCTTCCCGGACGGGGTGGCGACCAAGGGCTTCTTCGCGAAGAACGCGCCGCCGGGCACGCCGGAGTGGGTCCGCCGGGTCCGGCTGCCGGCGCCGGGGTCCACCAAGTCCCGCGAGACGCTGGACTACGTCGTGGTCGACAGCCTGCCGACGCTGGTGTGGGCGGCCAACCTGGCCGCGCTCGAGCTGCACGTGCCGCAGTGGACCGTCGGCCCGCGGGGCGCGGCGCGCCAGCCGGACCGGCTGGTGCTCGACCTCGACCCGGGTCCGCCCGCCAGCGTCGTCGGGTGCGCCGAGGTGGCTCTGCTGCTCAAGGACCTGGTGGAGGCCGACGGGCTCGAGCCGCTGGCCAAGACCAGTGGCTCCAAGGGGATGCAGGTCAGCGCGGCCGTCAAACCGGCGTCCGACGACCGCACGTCGGCCTACGCCCGCGAGCTGGCCAAGCGGCTGGAGAAGGAGCGTCCCGACCTGGTCGTCTCCCGGATGGCCAAGAACCTGCGGGGCGGCAAGGTCTTCGTCGACTGGAGCCAGAACAACGCGGCCAAGACGACGGTGGCGCCCTACGCCCTTCGCGCCCGCCCGCAGCCGTGGGTCTCGACCCCGGTGACCTGGGACGAGGTCGCGGCCTGCCGCAAGCCCGCCGACCTGCAGTTCCGCGCCGACCAGGCCCTCGACCGGGTCGAGGCGCTCGGGGACCTGTGGGAGCCGCTCCTGGGGACGGGCAAGCCGCTGCCCTGA
- a CDS encoding mycoredoxin — protein MYSTPWCGYCHRLKAQMDREGIDYHVVDIEADPSAAELVMAVNGGHQTVPTLVFPDGSALTNPSVAQVKEKLVA, from the coding sequence ATGTACAGCACCCCCTGGTGCGGCTACTGCCACCGGCTGAAGGCGCAGATGGACCGCGAAGGCATCGACTACCACGTCGTCGACATCGAGGCCGACCCCTCGGCCGCCGAGCTGGTCATGGCCGTCAACGGCGGCCACCAGACCGTCCCCACGCTCGTGTTCCCGGACGGCTCCGCGCTGACCAACCCGAGCGTCGCGCAGGTCAAGGAGAAGCTCGTCGCCTAG